The stretch of DNA gagagaaggaggaggagagagagaaggagaagtGGTATAGAGGATTCCTTGCCAAGAGGCCTTCTGAGGAGAAGTTCCTTTAGGGAGTTGGTGTCAGCTGCGAAGGGACAACGGACGAACGGACTTGTATGAAATCTTAAGCCTACGTGCGACTTATGGAGCGAGGAGCCAACGAGAGGTGCCAGCCTTGGTTAACGTAGCTAGGATCTTTCGCCCTTTTTGCGCAGTCAGAAGTTCATGGTATGAAAATTACCCATGAGCCCCACTTCTACGAGTTTGCGAGAAGACCAGAGAATTGTTGGGAGAAAGTCCTGTCTCACCATATTCCCTGCACAGACAACTTCGGTTGCGGTTGGTAATTGCCTGTAGGAAATAATGGGTGGCATAAAATTATGATGGCGAATCCCAATTTCTTTGGAAGCTCTTGGAGCACAAATTATGGAACATTATAtattaattatgttttttcttaCAGCATAATTGCGCCCATAACTGACGGTGATGCATCGCGTTGCGAACCACTCGTTAGTTCGGCTGCCaaccaatttattttcttaaagtaaaGTTGATACCTTCAACGAGACGCCCAAATTTGCGAGAACTTTATTGTTGCACACTATGAATGACCCAAAATCTTATCTTGAGATATCGCTGTTCGCAATTccttcataaattaattgctcAGGGATCACAAGATCGAGGGATTCTGATGTTGTGGAGCATAAGGGGATCTAATGAAAGCTCTGGGTTGATCTTGAGGGAGATCACAAGACATTGTCGAGGCAAGGTAAAGGAAGAGATACCTGCTGGGACGGAGGGAAAACTTCCATGGGAATCACCAGTCCTGTGGGATGAGGACATCTGTGGAGAAGTCTTGAGAGGACTCGTTCATAAAACTCCGCAGGGCCTGACCAGCCATTCTTTCGAAGCCCTTAGCCCTCGCACATTGAATTCAGGATAATCTTAATTCTTATAAAACCCCTTAAAATATTCCTATACATTTGGTGTTGGTAAATTCAGTTAATGTAGTAAATAAGCCTTTAATCTTaaagcataaatttaaaattccttatttAATGAGGTGTTGGtgttaaaattcatattcCATTTCTGCACACTCTCTTTTCGTTGGGACATGAAGGGGCCTCCACGTTCAtccccttttctttttttttatcttttttgttttcttttcacaacttATGGGTGATGTAACGTGcgaaaaaattttgaacttgGCTTTTGGGAGGTTAACTTTTATTCTGTCAAAATGTCTCCAAAACGACGAAGGAAGCCGAAGAGTGTGTGCATGATATATGTTCTTTGTATGTATTTGTGTGCTACTTTtagttataaattttccatccccACAGGGAACGAAGTTCAGTCTGGAGTAGAATTCTGTCCAGTGAGATCTACAAGAGTGTCGAAGACGCCGGGAGTGAATTTGTGCCTTCCCCGGAACTGCAGCATCTGTGTCGGACAGCTTCCCGCCAAAAGAAGACGCCGGAAGTGGAATTGTGTCGTCCCAGGAATTGCATCAGCTGCGTCGGAGAGATTCACGCCAAGGGAACCCGCCAGGAGATTGGGGAGAATCAGTTGGAAGATTTGGCGCATCTCACAGGCTCGAATCGGACACAGAGGTCGGTCGTCAATTGCCGCCTGTGTCTGGACGTTAGATTGCCAGTCTTACTGGCAAGGAAAAGTGCTTTCCCCGGTCGCCAATAGCCGGAAGCGTCAGCAGGACAAGGGAAGTATTCCTCTGACGAGATATTCAGGTCGCCAATTGCCTGAATCCAGCACATACGGGCCCCGTGGAAGAGCCAAAGCTCACCTGCCGGTCGTCAATTGCCGGATTTGCCTGGGAACATCTCTATCGCCACCTTTGGTGCGCGGAGAAGTCTGTGGCCTGGTCGTCAATTGCCAGCGCTCATAGAAACGCTATCACACGGTTCCTCAGGTGAGCCAGATCTCACACAGCGAGAATTGAAACGCACCCACATATCCTGTGAGGGAAATATTGCACAGAAGAAGTCAGCAGGCGAGCCCCTGAACGTCGGTGGAGAGTAGGAGATCCCCGAAGGAGATCACAACAGCAGCAGGAAGAGAAACCACCGTAGATCGAGACACCCGCTGGAGAGAATCCTTTTGTGAGGAGAAGAAGAGTCAAAGCCCTGTAACCTGAGTGAAGAATAAACTACCCCCTGAGCTAGTCGAGGGAGGGTTTTGAACCTTATAAATCGTACGTACACCTGGCAGAATCACATTGGAGCCTTTGCAGTGCTCTTGGGATGGACAAATCTCATGCTGATGATTGGGCAGTTGCCTGTCTTTGGGGCCTACGTGGCCATGTACACGAAAGTTCAAGGGGAATTTGCAAAACTCTTTATGGCTTATTCGTGTATGCTTGTGGGCTTTACCATAAGTTTCTGCGTGATCTTCCCATCATCGTCGTCTTTTGCAAATCCCTTCATGGGATTTATCACAGTACTGGTGATGATGACGGGAGAACAGGATCTTGAGCTTCTCATAAATGATCCCGATGGGAAAGATCCGCCGTTTTTGCTGGAAATCAGTGCTCAGATCACTTTTGTGCTCTTCCTGCTATTTGTCACAGTGATCCTCATGAATCTCTTGGTTGGGATTGCTGTGCACGATATTCAGGGGCTGAAGAAGACTGCTGGATTGTCTAAGCTTGTTCGTCAAACGAAACTCATTTCGTACATTGAGTCAGCTCTGTTTAATGGATATCTGCCAACGTGGCTGAGGAATCTCCTTCACTACACTGCTCTTGTGTCGCCACAAGCCTATCGTGTGGTGCTGTGTGTTAAACCCCTCAATCCCGGGGAGAAGCGTCTTCCGCGGGATATTCTCAATGCAGCGTATGAAGTTGGGCGGCAGAGGAAGCATTTTGGGCACACCATTGCACCACGATCATCAGCAGCGACGTATTTTTCGTACAAGAATAAATTCGACAACAACAACAGTGCCATTGTGGAGAAGTCAACGGATTCAGATTATGGATTTGAGACTGAAAGTATCTGTACGCTAACAACGAAAATCGAAGAGAATGCCGAGAAAATTGAGGCACTAACAAAGGAAATTCGTGAACTAAAGACAATCATACATCACAGCCATGCGGCAATTGATCAGCTTCTGCAGAATATTCAGAACTATCagaaaaataatcgaaaatgTGTGTGAAATGATCTACAAACATCACACACATCATCATTTACTAAACTATTCTTTTGgtatataaataatattatattttgtatattattgtgatattaatttaatatgttaCCAACATGTGTTATATATGTAATAATTATATTGCCATACAGAGACATTCATAAAAAACAAGTATATGAGATTGTAATATCAACTCCTATTAAATGGCCTGGAAAAAGAGTTATGCAGTGTGGCGAATAATTTGATGTCTGCTGAGAGGGTAAGAAAACTGGAGCATGATACGATGATTCATGTTTTGAAtgagaggaaggaaaaaaaataatgttattaAACTACGCCACAAACACCTGAACTTCTAACTGTCTCAAGGTTTAATAGGGCTCCTCTATTAGTTTTGCTATTTTGTGCGCCTCTCCCGTGGGATGTGTGGAATTTCTGTGTCAAAGTCTCTCGTGTGGAGCAGGGCGTTGAGACAATGCCACACCACCATGTCATTCTCAATTGACTCTCCCGGCCACAACCACCGTTTGCCACGGAAATGGCATCTGAATGAGTAATTTTGCtgccatttttttctgctctgcACAATTTTTCCCCTCGCGCGTACCCCCGCTCCCCAGAAACGCAGGGCAAGTCATCCCAGCAGCTGGATGAGAAGAAGGAAACtttctttcaacattttgcGCGTTCCACAAAATTCCAATGGGCCACACAATGGTGGTGTGTTGGTGCGCGCGCGCAAATCTGTGTGACGATCATTTGAGTTGGGagtttttagaagttttcaaCATTCAAGGTAACGAGTTCAATTACAAAATgttattcaattcaattgagtCTTTTGTATACTCCTCTGGGATGCCAGTTGTGAGTTTGCCACTCCATTATCAGAAGCGACGCTATAGAAGTGCCTCCTGATTAGTTTATTGTTGGCATGAGAGACTTGCCCGAGCCACGggattcttcaattttcatgcGGATTGCGACCAACTTGTAAATGTTTTCTCTAACTGATTGCTGGCATGACTTCCgatcccttttttttctcaaaatctcCTCTACATCCTGTGACGTCttttgcaatgtttttttatcattattttcaGGTGATCTTCCCGCTGCTCTTCACTGATACCCTGGGCAAGGTAGACGTGGAGGCAACTGTTGCAGGTGGGGGACCATCAGGACAAGCTGGAGCAATCCGTTTGGGCATTTCTCTTGCACTCCGGAGCTTCTTGAGTCCTGAAATTGTGGAAGAAATGCGACTTggtaagaattttctctcatttattCATCAAACTTTGCGCAGATTTCAgggaattaattattaatctcatatgcaaattaattaatttttaacaagcaaaaaatataaataaattgtctaTTCATTGAAATATGAAAGATTAATCTTGAACTTTCACTTTaccccaaatttttttttgtttagacTTTTATTCATTCGCATAGGAAAGTTTAAGATTATATACctacttgaagaaaaaattcaattgtacAATAAATGTTGTgggaatttttgcataatataGGTCACAATTGGCTTTATTACATGttccaaaattcaaattaagagacataaaatggaatgtttgtattgaagagaaataatttcaaagatatttgcttttttctagcttgaattttgcaaataaaatgcaaattagtTTGAAGAGAGaatgtttatttataatattagtttaaaaacaaaagtatttttatttacacaaatattttgcaaaagaatcttcttttagaattttcagaaaaaaaatatttacgtAATTTTGTAGCTAGAGTTTTTATCAAATTCCAAAGATCTGGAGGCTAATCAGTGTGTTCTtataaatgaatataaaatgagTTTTGGACATTACGTATGCAAATGGATGATTGACGTAAATCTATTCCATATTATAAAAGTGATCGTACATTTGATGCGGTCAGAGACTCATCCAAACGTAACGtaattaaattcaacccaTGCTCTTAcaaaatttgaatgattttattttaatcgtAATTtcggaattttaaaataaattaaaaaaatatttagttgatCTTGAATTTGTGATATGaacttctaattttttttaacacatttaAGTTCTGTAAAATACactgagaaattatttattacgCGACGTGTAATAcaggtagaaaaaaatgttacccTGCTGACACATAGAACTCTTAGAATCCTGTtgtgtttaataattttaatacaagaagatgctttcttatatatttaattcagAGTTAAACACTCAAGGAAGAGCTCGTAAAACAGGTTACTTACTAGCGGAACACGAAAGGTGTTTATTCAATCTCATACGAAACATGATATCATTCGAAGAAACAATCGGATACAGCataattttgtagaaatttaaaaagattctGAATTGTTAAAtagttttacaatttttctctatgaaaataaaaaaatgaatgaaaatgcatacaatgacgtcattcttgTGCTTTTTTTCGGTTGTTTGAGGCATGAAGCATACGCATTGAAGTTTCGTTGATTCAATTGTGcaaatgcttcatgcattcaatgcattaaaatctattttctaaGAGACAAATGAAAACGCaattatgacgtcattgtttgcatttttggacattttttgatgatttttttccaattattaattatagaattttaattcttacaaatgaaaagttttcttattatttttttattattctagtGAAATTATATGCGATCTTATACATTGAATAAAGGACCCATATATTGatgaataagctcctttttatttaaaatttctcaccaAAATTCAACAGAGGGTGgttagagaaattattttaaaggagttaatttttttttaattcaaaaaacataaaaaagcgttttaagttgaaattttttgagtcaaattagttaaaatttcttattaattctttGACCTTAAGAAGATCTTTAAAAAGACTTTAAGACCTacaaaatcttaattttttttaaaccaaagtTAGAGAACTAGCAAGCCGGCTGAAAGTCTCCTCGCGCAATACACTGAATTGCGAATGAATCGAATGAATTACAAACTATGTGAACTTGTTTAATGTCAATACTAATGCTCCCCCCATTGTATGTACTTACTCAcctattttctttcattcagcTGGACTTCTACAGATTGACTATCGCACACGAGAGCGGAAGAAACCAGGTCAGGAGGGAGCTCGGCGCAAGTTCACTTGGAAGAAGCGATAGACTCTTGTATacaattaaagtttttttttgtatatctTCAAGTGGAGATTGAAGGAATATAGTTAATAGTctctatataaaattgttgaaaagaCTTTTATTCACATACGATCGAGTGGGGTTAGCCCTAGGATGCGCATACCACGCGACAGTGTACTCCGGGCTGTGTTGAAGATCAACAATCGTTGACGTTTGAGATCGTTGCTGGGCTCGTGCTTGACGCGTGCCGTCTTTAGGCATCGACTGACTGTGCTGCAGAGCCCAAAGAGATATTTTACAAGTATGCAAGCCTCGAGGGAGTCACGTGTGTTCTCGAGAACTCGGGggaatttatcaatttcccGCAGAATGTCCTGGCAGAGGGTTTGCGGGAGGACGTGTGGATTGAGGGATTCATCAGCTTCTACTCCGGCCTTTTCGGCGAGACTAAAGAGTCGACAGTGAGTATATTGCAGCATAATTCCCGTGTATCCTTCCACTTTGAGGGCATTATTCCAGTCAAATGCGTAGTCTCTTTGCCTTTTCTGCTTCAGATCATTCACAATGACGGCAGAAATGCCCAGAATGTCCGAAGATCTATCACTCAAATCAGTTAGATTTACTTTTGTATTTGGAGATTTTAGCTGCTTTTCCTTCATTATTGCTCTAGCTTCGTTCAGGATGTCTTCTAGGAATACAATGTTGCCCCGCCTGGTGCTCATGCCGTGAATTCGTCCAAATTTAACATGTCTCAGCTGCCGATTAATGCCCATTTTCTGTGTCACGTGGAAAAGAGCCCTGAAGTGATCACTTTGGGCATTATCAACGATGTAGAAGAGTTGGGAGAAATTGTGCTTCCTCTCGCGATCCAGCACTGCTGCGATATCACGAGCGAGGTACAAAGTTGTCCCATCACTCTTCACAACAGTCACCTTCTTTCCATCAACATCAGTAACTTCCTTTCCATCggattcttttgaaattatgCCCTTTTCTCTCAAAGCGTTGAGAACAGGCTCAATATTTCGTCTCCTGTACATTGATTCCCAGTCGTACTGATCAAAATGTACCCCGAGGCGACTGTAGACC from Lutzomyia longipalpis isolate SR_M1_2022 chromosome 1, ASM2433408v1 encodes:
- the LOC129794563 gene encoding probable arginine--tRNA ligase, mitochondrial produces the protein MFNKIRRVFHHSSPFMRRCLILAARRTMSTQENPPGKILVEFSSPNIAKPFHMGHLRSTIIGNFVANLFEDFQHPVTRINYLGDWGTQFGLLKVGVDLLKIPDEELKSDPIKKLYQAYVAANEKAKEDEEIAANAREIFSRMEMEDTDDLSKWNQYRDFTVNELRRVYSRLGVHFDQYDWESMYRRRNIEPVLNALREKGIISKESDGKEVTDVDGKKVTVVKSDGTTLYLARDIAAVLDRERKHNFSQLFYIVDNAQSDHFRALFHVTQKMGINRQLRHVKFGRIHGMSTRRGNIVFLEDILNEARAIMKEKQLKSPNTKVNLTDLSDRSSDILGISAVIVNDLKQKRQRDYAFDWNNALKVEGYTGIMLQYTHCRLFSLAEKAGVEADESLNPHVLPQTLCQDILREIDKFPRVLENTRDSLEACILVKYLFGLCSTVSRCLKTARVKHEPSNDLKRQRLLIFNTARSTLSRGMRILGLTPLDRM